Proteins from one Impatiens glandulifera chromosome 2, dImpGla2.1, whole genome shotgun sequence genomic window:
- the LOC124927760 gene encoding AAA-ATPase At3g50940-like → MVSNQNLPSATTLLSAYTTVAASALLAKTVINEVQSMASQIIPQKIQQNLLSKLKSLTGTLQSHMTLVIDEFAHDGITKNDIFTAADLFLRAKLATSVSIARAKILKVPDENEPSLSVFNGEKIEDFFQGIHVVWELSSVEVEKKNLDYEGIFSSEKSEKRSLELKFHKKFNDEILSKYIPHLLERAKSIKQGNKTVMLNALGSYISVKLNHPSTFETMAMDPTTKKDLMDDLDRFLNRREFYQRVGKAWKRGYLLYGPPGTGKSSLIAAMANYLKFDVYDLELTSLQSNSDFKNLLLNTENRSILVIEDIDCSAEFHTRQDVGGLGDDNDKQLTLSGLLNFIDGLWSSYGDERIIVFTTNHKDRLDPALLRPGRMDKHIHMSYCNFSSFRILCSNYLGISFHPKFAQIEELIIEAEATPAEIAEELMRSEDADIVLEAVIALLKRKNKAAIEEGKQEQSNNEKRKQVVDDDDEEPMIVKRNKRRRRSKRLRNKHSINNGWII, encoded by the exons ATGGTTTCCAACCAAAACCTGCCATCAGCCACTACGCTTCTATCAGCATACACGACCGTTGCTGCTTCCGCCCTTCTTGCCAAAACAGTGATAAACGAAGTCCAATCCATGGCCAGTCAGATCATACCCCAAAAGATTCAGCAAAACCTACTCTCGAAACTCAAGTCCCTTACTGGAACTCTCCAATCCCACATGACTCTCGTAATTGACGAATTCGCCCATGATGGGATTACCAAAAATGACATCTTTACTGCCGCTGACCTTTTCCTAAGAGCTAAACTCGCCACTTCAGTTTCAATTGCTCGAGCCAAGATCCTGAAGGTACCCGATGAGAACGAGCCTTCTCTCTCTGTCTTCAATGGGGAAAAGATCGAGGATTTCTTCCAAGGAATTCACGTCGTCTGGGAACTGTCTTCTGTGGAAGTTGAAAAAAAGAACTTGGACTATGAAGGCATCTTTTCTAGTGAAAAATCGGAGAAGCGGTCGCTGGAGCTCAAATTTCACAAGAAGTTCAACGACGAGATTCTTTCCAAGTACATTCCGCACTTGCTGGAGAGAGCCAAGTCCATAAAACAGGGAAACAAGACGGTTATGCTCAATGCTCTTGGCTCCTATATATCAGTCAAACTGAACCATCCTTCCACTTTTGAAACAATGGCAATGGACCCCACCACCAAGAAGGACCTTATGGACGATCTGGATAGGTTTCTCAATAGAAGGGAATTCTATCAAAGAGTCGGTAAAGCTTGGAAACGTGGCTATTTGCTTTACGGTCCACCAGGAACCGGCAAGTCTAGCTTGATCGCCGCCATGGCTAACTATCTCAAGTTCGACGTCTACGATTTGGAGCTCACCAGCCTCCAATCGAATTCAGATTTCAAGAACTTGCTCCTTAACACGGAGAATCGTTCAATCTTGGTCATTGAAGACATTGATTGCAGCGCAGAATTCCATACCAGACAGGATGTCGGAGGACTCGGCGATGATAACGATAAACAG CTGACTCTGTCGGGACTGCTGAATTTCATCGACGGGTTATGGTCGAGTTATGGAGACGAGAGGATAATTGTGTTCACGACCAATCACAAAGACAGACTTGACCCGGCACTGTTGAGGCCGGGCAGGATGGACAAGCACATTCACATGTCGTACTGCAATTTTAGCAGTTTCAGAATCCTATGTTCCAACTATCTTGGAATAAGCTTCCACCCGAAATTCGCACAAATCGAGGAGCTCATAATAGAAGCCGAGGCAACTCCTGCAGAGATAGCAGAAGAGCTCATGAGGAGCGAAGATGCAGACATTGTGCTGGAAGCTGTTATTGCTTTGCTGAAGAGGAAGAACAAGGCAGCTATTGAAGAAGGAAAACAAGAACAGAGTAACAATGAAAAAAGGAAGCaagttgttgatgatgatgatgaagaacccATGATTGTGAAGAGAAACAAGAGGAGAAGGAGGTCCAAACGGTTGAGGAACAAACATAGCATTAACAACGGCTGGATTATCTAG
- the LOC124927741 gene encoding uncharacterized protein LOC124927741 isoform X2, translated as MVLGIKSKKNGTKFKLEYYVNVQEIKPCPPSSQSLKAINYVQLQWVNGDKSSGLLSTSVVNGIIEFNETFLLPVTLRKQKKTHDNFLKNNLEFYLYESQQDKLGRGQLLGTAIVNLADYGIIKQNINISVTLNCKKIEKSFIAQPVLFLNVQPSDLDGSTQSFNESLSNDGGGEFDDDRSSEVASFTDDDTSSHSSRTVSSHSSQTVSSLSPLRKEIAQGRGKVHENSQLSARYSSVDKTPTPIPTESIYSELEAMTSYDANIDLIYGKEKKEPPQENVHTPELLFGNSRTSSARKTTLRSETLTSRKLEEKSKSSSKLKHMKSVQISFNSARINGLFSHKTDKTKETDNQEDIHNKSTMMEEKGSSSTYATANEWKSKVEMLEEELKETAVLEAALYSIVSEHCSSTNKVHSPARRLSRFYIHACKSMSLVTKASAAKAAVSGFILVSRSCGNDVPRLTFWLSNLIMMRTIVNQAVGNVSSSCENVKANNNCGGAKFVRNREKIDQSLIEELDGWENAQTFIIAMEKVEAWIFWRIVESVWWQTLTPHMQPNSGKNSLKGSNSRKTRHVLGGEEQGNSSIELWRKAFKDAGERLCPIRAGGHECACLPVISRLVMEQLVNRLDVAMFNAILRESADEMPTDPVSDPITDSKVLPIPAGKSGFGAGAQLKNAVGNWSRWLADLFGVEDIDSLEENDIQEDDNKPTMMTSSFKSFRLLNALSELMMLPIGMLSDGSTRKEVCPLLGPKIIKRVLQNFVPDEFSPRPIPRAVFNSLEEEEEEEMMMMMMIRNFPCIANNGAAIYLAPLATEMGSAQSSLQRTTSSILKKSYTSDDELDELDSPFTSINLDKARRSNYPGSLKPNWIPTGARTSVRYQLLRQVWEQAE; from the exons aTGGTGCTGGGGATTAAGTCAAAGAAGAATGGCACTAAATTTAAATTGGAATATTATGTGAATGTTCAAGAGATTAAGCCTTGTCCGCCTTCATCCCAGTCTCTGAAAGCTATCAATTATGTACAGCTTCAATGGGTAAATGGAGATAAGAGTTCTGGGTTATTATCTACCTCTGTTGTGAATGGCATTATTGAATTCAACGAAACGTTCCTTCTCCCGGTTACTCTTCGTAAGCAAAAGAAAACCCATGATAATTTCTTGAAGAACAACTTGGAATTCTACTTGTATGAATCCCAACAGGACAAATTGGGAAGAGGCCAACTTCTGGGTACGGCTATCGTCAATCTTGCAGATTATGGtatcataaaacaaaatataaacatttcTGTTACTTTGAACTGCAAGAAGATTGAAAAGTCATTCATTGCACAACCAGTTTTATTTCTCAATGTACAGCCATCTGATTTGGATGGCTCTACTCAATCCTTTAATGAAAGCTTGTCAAATGATGGAGGAGGAGAGTTCGATGATGACAGATCCTCCGAGGTTGCTTCTTTTACAGATGATGACACTTCCTCTCATTCTTCGCGAACTGTTTCCTCTCATTCTTCGCAAACCGTTTCCTCTTTATCCCCTCTCAGAAAAGAG ATTGCTCAAGGAAGAGGTAAAGTTCATGAAAATTCTCAACTGTCAGCAAGATACAGTAGTGTCGATAAAACACCCACACCGATTCCTACTGAGAGCATATACAGTGAACTGGAGGCCATGACATCTTACGATGCGAATATCGATTTAATCTAcggaaaagagaaaaaagagccTCCGCAAGAAAATGTGCATACGCCAGAATTGTTATTTGGTAATTCACGTACGAGTTCCGCGAGGAAAACTACTCTTAGGAGTGAGACTCTTACTAGTAGGAAGTTAGAAGAGAAGAGCAAAAGTAGTAGTAAACTTAAGCACATGAAATCCGTTCAGATAAGTTTCAACTCTGCTAGGATCAATGGACTTTTTAGTCACAAAACGGATAAGACAAAGGAAACAGATAACCAGGAAGATATCCATAACAAAAGTACAATGATGGAAGAAAAGGGTTCTTCTTCTACTTATGCGACTGCTAATGAATGGAAGTCCAAGGTTGAGATGCTAGAGGAGGAATTGAAGGAAACTGCTGTTCTTGAAGCTGCTCTGTATTCTATTGTTTCAGAGCATTGCAGTTCCACAAATAAAGTTCATTCTCCAGCTCGACGTCTCTCTCGATTCTATATCCATGCTTGCAAATCAATGTCATTAGTTACTAAAGCAAGTGCGGCTAAAGCTGCTGTCTCGGGATTCATTTTGGTTTCTAGATCATGTGGAAACGATGTCCCCAG gtTAACTTTTTGGCTCTCCAATTTGATCATGATGAGAACCATTGTGAACCAAGCTGTTGGAAACGTTTCATCTTCTTGCGAAAACGTGAAAGCCAACAACAACTGTGGAGGTGCAAAATTTGTGCGCAATCGTGAAAAAATTGACCAGTCTTTGATTGAAGAACTAGATGGCTGGGAAAATGCTCAAACATTCATAATCGCAATGGAAAAAGTGGAAGCTTGGATATTCTGGAGAATTGTCGAATCAGTATGGTGGCAG ACTCTTACACCACACATGCAGCCTAACTCAGGGAAGAACAGTCTCAAAGGTTCGAATTCAAGGAAAACTAGACATGTTTTGGGTGGTGAAGAACAAGGGAATTCGTCTATAGAGCTATGGAGGAAAGCTTTTAAAGATGCGGGAGAAAGACTTTGTCCAATTAGAGCAGGAGGACATGAGTGTGCATGCTTGCCAGTGATTTCTAGATTAGTAATGGAGCAATTGGTGAACAGACTAGACGTTGCGATGTTTAATGCAATTCTTCGTGAATCAGCTGACGAGATGCCAACCGATCCTGTCTCTGACCCCATAACCGACTCTAAAGTTCTTCCAATACCTGCTGGAAAGTCGGGTTTTGGTGCTGGTGCACAACTCAAGAATGCT GTGGGGAATTGGTCAAGATGGCTGGCGGATCTGTTTGGTGTTGAAGATATTGATTCTTTAGAGGAAAACGACATTCAAGAAGATGACAACAAACCGACGATGATGACATCATCATTCAAGTCTTTCCGACTTCTGAACGCTTTAAGCGAGCTGATGATGCTACCAATTGGAATGCTTTCTGATGGTTCCACTAGAAAGGAg gTGTGTCCTTTATTGGGTCCAAAGATAATCAAGAGGgttcttcaaaattttgttcCTGATGAGTTTTCTCCAAGGCCTATACCAAGAGCAGTCTTCAACTCCCttgaggaggaggaagaagaagaaatgatgatgatgatgatgataagaaACTTCCCCTGCATTGCAAATAATGGTGCTGCAATTTATTTGGCTCCCTTAGCCACAGAAATGGGATCAGCCCAAAGTAGTCTACAGAGGACTACATCTTCAATCCTTAAGAAGTCATACACCAGCGACGATGAACTTGATGAGCTTGACTCCCCTTTCACCTCCATCAATCTTGACAAGGCTCGCAGGAGTAATTATCCTGGCTCCTTGAAACCCAACTGGATACCTACAGGAGCTCGCACTTCTGTTAGATATCAGCTCCTCCGACAAGTATGGGAACAAGCTGAAtag
- the LOC124927741 gene encoding uncharacterized protein LOC124927741 isoform X1, producing the protein MVLGIKSKKNGTKFKLEYYVNVQEIKPCPPSSQSLKAINYVQLQWVNGDKSSGLLSTSVVNGIIEFNETFLLPVTLRKQKKTHDNFLKNNLEFYLYESQQDKLGRGQLLGTAIVNLADYGIIKQNINISVTLNCKKIEKSFIAQPVLFLNVQPSDLDGSTQSFNESLSNDGGGEFDDDRSSEVASFTDDDTSSHSSRTVSSHSSQTVSSLSPLRKEFTGQIAQGRGKVHENSQLSARYSSVDKTPTPIPTESIYSELEAMTSYDANIDLIYGKEKKEPPQENVHTPELLFGNSRTSSARKTTLRSETLTSRKLEEKSKSSSKLKHMKSVQISFNSARINGLFSHKTDKTKETDNQEDIHNKSTMMEEKGSSSTYATANEWKSKVEMLEEELKETAVLEAALYSIVSEHCSSTNKVHSPARRLSRFYIHACKSMSLVTKASAAKAAVSGFILVSRSCGNDVPRLTFWLSNLIMMRTIVNQAVGNVSSSCENVKANNNCGGAKFVRNREKIDQSLIEELDGWENAQTFIIAMEKVEAWIFWRIVESVWWQTLTPHMQPNSGKNSLKGSNSRKTRHVLGGEEQGNSSIELWRKAFKDAGERLCPIRAGGHECACLPVISRLVMEQLVNRLDVAMFNAILRESADEMPTDPVSDPITDSKVLPIPAGKSGFGAGAQLKNAVGNWSRWLADLFGVEDIDSLEENDIQEDDNKPTMMTSSFKSFRLLNALSELMMLPIGMLSDGSTRKEVCPLLGPKIIKRVLQNFVPDEFSPRPIPRAVFNSLEEEEEEEMMMMMMIRNFPCIANNGAAIYLAPLATEMGSAQSSLQRTTSSILKKSYTSDDELDELDSPFTSINLDKARRSNYPGSLKPNWIPTGARTSVRYQLLRQVWEQAE; encoded by the exons aTGGTGCTGGGGATTAAGTCAAAGAAGAATGGCACTAAATTTAAATTGGAATATTATGTGAATGTTCAAGAGATTAAGCCTTGTCCGCCTTCATCCCAGTCTCTGAAAGCTATCAATTATGTACAGCTTCAATGGGTAAATGGAGATAAGAGTTCTGGGTTATTATCTACCTCTGTTGTGAATGGCATTATTGAATTCAACGAAACGTTCCTTCTCCCGGTTACTCTTCGTAAGCAAAAGAAAACCCATGATAATTTCTTGAAGAACAACTTGGAATTCTACTTGTATGAATCCCAACAGGACAAATTGGGAAGAGGCCAACTTCTGGGTACGGCTATCGTCAATCTTGCAGATTATGGtatcataaaacaaaatataaacatttcTGTTACTTTGAACTGCAAGAAGATTGAAAAGTCATTCATTGCACAACCAGTTTTATTTCTCAATGTACAGCCATCTGATTTGGATGGCTCTACTCAATCCTTTAATGAAAGCTTGTCAAATGATGGAGGAGGAGAGTTCGATGATGACAGATCCTCCGAGGTTGCTTCTTTTACAGATGATGACACTTCCTCTCATTCTTCGCGAACTGTTTCCTCTCATTCTTCGCAAACCGTTTCCTCTTTATCCCCTCTCAGAAAAGAG TTTACTGGACAGATTGCTCAAGGAAGAGGTAAAGTTCATGAAAATTCTCAACTGTCAGCAAGATACAGTAGTGTCGATAAAACACCCACACCGATTCCTACTGAGAGCATATACAGTGAACTGGAGGCCATGACATCTTACGATGCGAATATCGATTTAATCTAcggaaaagagaaaaaagagccTCCGCAAGAAAATGTGCATACGCCAGAATTGTTATTTGGTAATTCACGTACGAGTTCCGCGAGGAAAACTACTCTTAGGAGTGAGACTCTTACTAGTAGGAAGTTAGAAGAGAAGAGCAAAAGTAGTAGTAAACTTAAGCACATGAAATCCGTTCAGATAAGTTTCAACTCTGCTAGGATCAATGGACTTTTTAGTCACAAAACGGATAAGACAAAGGAAACAGATAACCAGGAAGATATCCATAACAAAAGTACAATGATGGAAGAAAAGGGTTCTTCTTCTACTTATGCGACTGCTAATGAATGGAAGTCCAAGGTTGAGATGCTAGAGGAGGAATTGAAGGAAACTGCTGTTCTTGAAGCTGCTCTGTATTCTATTGTTTCAGAGCATTGCAGTTCCACAAATAAAGTTCATTCTCCAGCTCGACGTCTCTCTCGATTCTATATCCATGCTTGCAAATCAATGTCATTAGTTACTAAAGCAAGTGCGGCTAAAGCTGCTGTCTCGGGATTCATTTTGGTTTCTAGATCATGTGGAAACGATGTCCCCAG gtTAACTTTTTGGCTCTCCAATTTGATCATGATGAGAACCATTGTGAACCAAGCTGTTGGAAACGTTTCATCTTCTTGCGAAAACGTGAAAGCCAACAACAACTGTGGAGGTGCAAAATTTGTGCGCAATCGTGAAAAAATTGACCAGTCTTTGATTGAAGAACTAGATGGCTGGGAAAATGCTCAAACATTCATAATCGCAATGGAAAAAGTGGAAGCTTGGATATTCTGGAGAATTGTCGAATCAGTATGGTGGCAG ACTCTTACACCACACATGCAGCCTAACTCAGGGAAGAACAGTCTCAAAGGTTCGAATTCAAGGAAAACTAGACATGTTTTGGGTGGTGAAGAACAAGGGAATTCGTCTATAGAGCTATGGAGGAAAGCTTTTAAAGATGCGGGAGAAAGACTTTGTCCAATTAGAGCAGGAGGACATGAGTGTGCATGCTTGCCAGTGATTTCTAGATTAGTAATGGAGCAATTGGTGAACAGACTAGACGTTGCGATGTTTAATGCAATTCTTCGTGAATCAGCTGACGAGATGCCAACCGATCCTGTCTCTGACCCCATAACCGACTCTAAAGTTCTTCCAATACCTGCTGGAAAGTCGGGTTTTGGTGCTGGTGCACAACTCAAGAATGCT GTGGGGAATTGGTCAAGATGGCTGGCGGATCTGTTTGGTGTTGAAGATATTGATTCTTTAGAGGAAAACGACATTCAAGAAGATGACAACAAACCGACGATGATGACATCATCATTCAAGTCTTTCCGACTTCTGAACGCTTTAAGCGAGCTGATGATGCTACCAATTGGAATGCTTTCTGATGGTTCCACTAGAAAGGAg gTGTGTCCTTTATTGGGTCCAAAGATAATCAAGAGGgttcttcaaaattttgttcCTGATGAGTTTTCTCCAAGGCCTATACCAAGAGCAGTCTTCAACTCCCttgaggaggaggaagaagaagaaatgatgatgatgatgatgataagaaACTTCCCCTGCATTGCAAATAATGGTGCTGCAATTTATTTGGCTCCCTTAGCCACAGAAATGGGATCAGCCCAAAGTAGTCTACAGAGGACTACATCTTCAATCCTTAAGAAGTCATACACCAGCGACGATGAACTTGATGAGCTTGACTCCCCTTTCACCTCCATCAATCTTGACAAGGCTCGCAGGAGTAATTATCCTGGCTCCTTGAAACCCAACTGGATACCTACAGGAGCTCGCACTTCTGTTAGATATCAGCTCCTCCGACAAGTATGGGAACAAGCTGAAtag